From a single Arachis hypogaea cultivar Tifrunner chromosome 3, arahy.Tifrunner.gnm2.J5K5, whole genome shotgun sequence genomic region:
- the LOC112772233 gene encoding lysine-specific demethylase JMJ13-like — protein sequence MGFCRFGRTKTKIARHRQCEESIFVLNDLEWISKIPECPVYHPSEKEFKNPLIYIQKIAPEASKFGICKIVSPVIASIPADVVLTKENKNFRFETNVQPLRLSKWNEKNIMNFSMSGRKYTYHEFEALANQAFIGSADMEKEFWHEMVNGEKGTVEYGVNVEGSAFSCHPNDKLGRSKWNLKNFSRLPQSTLRLVGKEIPGITDPMLYIGMLFSMFAWHVEDHYLYSINYHHSGANKTWYGVPAHAASQFENVVLHRVYNHEIMLKHGEDEAFQLLANKTTMFPPNILLQHGVAVYKAVQKPGEFVISFPRAYHAGFSHGFNCGEAVNFAIGDWIPMGAIASTRYAYLKMLPIIPFEELLCKEAIQFYKSSKVRGSMSKHIDFQSYLATVASFVQLMQFYEKALSRLKASRECSISSNTVGTLICSNCHRDCYVAYLMCKHCYSLPICLYHGKSILISLF from the exons ATGGGTTTTTGTAGATTTGGAAGAACCAAAACAAAAATTGCCAGACACAGACAGTGTGAAGAGAGTATATTTGTTTTGAATGATTTGGAATGGATCTCTAAAATTCCAGAATGTCCAGTGTATCATCCATCAGAGAAGGAATTCAAGAACCCTctgatatatatacaaaagattgCTCCCGAGGCTTCAaaatttg GAATATGCAAAATTGTTTCTCCTGTAATTGCTTCTATTCCTGCTGATGTTGTCTTAACGAAAGAGAATAAGAACTTCAGGTTTGAAACAAATGTGCAGCCTCTTCGGCTTTCTAAATGGAATGAGAAAAATATAATGAACTTTTCAATGAGTGGAAG AAAATACACATATCATGAATTTGAGGCTCTAGCAAATCAGGCTTTTATCGGTTCGGCCGATATGGAAAAAGAATTCTGGCATGAGATGGTGAACGGAGAGAAGGGAACCGTTGAGTACGGAGTCAATGTTGAGGGCAGTGCCTTTTCATGCCATCCTAATGACAAGCTTGGAAGAAGCAAATGGAATTTGAAG AATTTTTCAAGACTGCCGCAATCTACATTGAGATTAGTTGGCAAAGAAATTCCA GGAATAACTGATCCTATGCTTTATATTGGGATGCTGTTCAGCATGTTTGCCTGGCATGTAGAAGATCATTACTTGTATAG CATAAATTATCACCATTCAGGTGCTAACAAAACTTGGTATGGAGTGCCTGCTCATGCAGCCTCTCAGTTTGAAAATGTTGTATTGCATCGTGTGTATAACCATGAAATCATGTTGAAACATGGCGAAGACGAGGCTTTCCAGCTTCTTGCGAATAAAACTACAATGTTCCCTCCAAATATATTGCTACAACATGGTGTCGCTGTTTACAAGGCTGTGCAGAAGCCAGGGGAGTTTGTCATCTCCTTTCCTAGAGCATATCATGCTGGATTTAGTCATG GTTTTAACTGTGGAGAAGCAGTGAACTTTGCTATTGGAGACTGGATTCCAATGGGGGCTATAGCTAGCACTCGTTATGCATATCTCAAAATGCTTCCTATAATTCCATTTGAGGAACTTCTTTGTAAAGAGGCAATACAGTTTTATAAGTCCTCAAAAGTAAGAGGTTCAATGAGCAAACATATTGATTTCCAATCTTATCTTGCAACTGTTGCGTCTTTCGTGCAGCTTATGCAATTTTATGAGAAGGCCCTTTCGCGACTTAAAGCTTCCAGAGAATGTTCAATTTCTTCGAATACTGTAGGTACCTTGATTTGTAGCAACTGCCATAGAGATTGTTATGTAGCTTACTTGATGTGCAAGCACTGCTATTCTCTTCCCATTTGTCTTTACCATGGTAAGAGTATTCTTATATCTTTGTTTTGA
- the LOC112789209 gene encoding uncharacterized protein translates to MNITLPRRVLLNNHSFLRTFSSSPLSKLEDQNDTRFVSLLSDIVRGNQSWKLAFNDPSISSTLRPHHVEQLLIRTLDDSKLALRFFNFLGLHKSFNHSTTSFAILVHALVHQKLFWPANSLLHTLLLRGSEPKFVFSCFLDSHRKCKFLSNLGFDLLVQSYLQNRRVLDAVVVAKLMLENKLLPEVRTLSALLNGLLRIRRFIMVLELFDESVNVGVRPDSYTCSAVIRSLCELKDFSKAKEKVWWMEVNKFDLSIVTYNVLIHGLCKGDRVLEAVEVKRSLSEKGLKADLVTYCTLVLGFCRVQQFEAGLHLFNEMIEFGFVPSEAVVSGLVDGLRKQGKIDDAYNLVVQVSRFGFLPNLFVCNALINALCKRGDLDKSELLYNNMCLVNLHPNDITYSILIDSFCRRGRLDVAISYFDRMIEAGIAETVYAYNSMINGQCMFGHLSAAESLFARMINNGLEPTATTFTPLISRYCKDLQLRKAFQLYDMMIEKGIAPNVYTFTALISGVCSANNMAEASKLFVEMVEKKITPNEVTYNVMIEGYCRSGKIDKAFELLDEMLQKGLVPDTYTYRPLISGLCSAGRVSDAKNFVDVLHKQDRKLNEMCYSALLHGYCQEGRLVEALSTASDMIQRGINVDLVCHAVLIDGSLKQLDRKTLFGLLKQMQDHGLKPDNVIYTSMIDAFSKEGSFEKAFQCWDLMLTEECFPNVVTYTALMNGLCKAGEMDRAGLLFKKMMAANVPPNSITYGCFLDRLTSEGHMEEAMGLHHAMLKGLLANTVTYNILIRGFCKLGRFNEASKVLSEMTENGIFPDCITYSTLIYEYCRSGNVGEAVTLWDTMLNKGLEPDLVAYNLLLYGCCVNGELNKAFELRDDLLRRGVKPRQNFRVLHRGQCSSRSSG, encoded by the coding sequence ATGAATATCACGCTTCCACGGAGGGTTCTCCTCAACAACCACTCTTTCCTGCGAACATTCTCATCGTCCCCATTATCCAAACTCGAAGACCAAAACGACACTCGTTTTGTCTCACTCCTCTCCGACATCGTCCGAGGAAACCAGAGCTGGAAACTTGCCTTCAACGACCCTTCTATTTCCTCCACATTGAGGCCCCACCATGTTGAACAGCTCTTGATCCGAACCCTCGACGATTCCAAGTTAGCTTTGAGGTTCTTCAACTTCCTCGGTTTGCACAAGAGCTTCAACCATTCCACAACATCCTTTGCCATCTTGGTTCATGCTCTTGTTCATCAGAAGCTCTTCTGGCCCGCCAATTCGCTCTTGCACACTCTTCTCTTACGTGGGTCGGAACCAAAATTCGTTTTTTCATGCTTCTTGGATTCTCATCGCAAATGTAAGTTTTTGTCAAATTTGGGTTTTGATTTGTTGGTTCAGAGTTACTTGCAAAATAGAAGGGTTTTAGATGCTGTTGTGGTTGCAAAGCTCATGCTTGAAAACAAGTTGTTGCCTGAAGTTAGAACACTGAGTGCGCTTTTGAATGGTTTATTGAGAATTAGAAGGTTTATAATGGTTTTGGAATTGTTTGATGAGTCGGTGAATGTGGGTGTTCGACCGGATTCTTATACTTGTTCGGCTGTCATTCGGAGCTTGTGTGAATTGAAGGATTTTTCCAAGGCTAAGGAGAAGGTTTGGTGGATGGAAGTGAATAAGTTTGATCTGAGTATCGTAACTTATAATGTCTTAATTCATGGGCTATGCAAGGGTGATCGCGTTTTGGAAGCTGTTGAGGTTAAAAGATCATTGAGTGAAAAGGGTCTGAAAGCAGATTTGGTTACATACTGCACCCTAGTTCTTGGTTTTTGTAGGGTGCAACAATTTGAGGCTGGATTGCATCTTTTTAATGAAATGATTGAATTCGGCTTTGTTCCGAGTGAAGCTGTTGTATCAGGGCTAGTGGATGGGTTAAGAAAGCAAGGAAAAATTGATGATGCTTATAATTTGGTTGTTCAGGTAAGCAGATTTGGTTTTCTgccaaatttgtttgtttgtaaTGCATTAATCAACGCTTTGTGCAAACGAGGAGATTTGGATAAATCAGAGTTGCTTTATAATAATATGTGTTTGGTGAACTTGCATCCCAACGATATTACTTATTCTATTCTGATTGATTCCTTTTGCAGAAGGGGGAGGTTGGATGTCGCGATATCTTATTTTGATAGAATGATAGAGGCTGGCATAGCAGAAACTGTATATGCATACAACTCTATGATAAATGGCCAATGCATGTTTGGACATTTGAGTGCTGCCGAGTCTTTGTTCGCTCGGATGATCAATAATGGTTTGGAGCCTACTGCGACAACCTTTACGCCGTTGATTAGTAGATATTGCAAAGATCTACAACTACGAAAAGCATTCCAACTGTATGATATGATGATTGAAAAAGGAATTGCCCCAAATGTGTATACCTTCACTGCGCTTATTTCTGGGGTTTGCAGTGCAAATAATATGGCTGAAGCATCCAAACTTTTTGTTGAAATGGTGGAAAAGAAAATCACCCCAAATGAGGTAACATATAATGTTATGATTGAAGGGTATTGTAGGAGTGGTAAAATTGACAAGGCCTTTGAATTACTTGATGAGATGCTTCAGAAAGGCCTTGTTCCGGACACATATACCTACAGACCTCTTATCAGTGGCCTTTGTTCTGCTGGCAGGGTTTCAGATGCTAAAAATTTTGTTGATGTTCTACACAAACAGGACCGTAAATTAAACGAGATGTGCTATAGTGCACTTCTACATGGTTATTGCCAAGAAGGAAGATTGGTGGAGGCATTGAGCACTGCTTCTGATATGATTCAAAGAGGAATCAATGTAGATTTGGTTTGCCATGCTGTTCTCATCGACGGTTCACTGAAGCAACTAGATAGGAAAACACTATTTGGTCTCTTAAAACAGATGCAGGATCATGGATTGAAACCTGATAATGTAATATATACAAGTATGATCGATGCATTCAGCAAAGAAGGATCTTTTGAGAAGGCTTTCCAGTGTTGGGATTTGATGCTTACGGAGGAATGCTTTCCCAATGTTGTAACATATACTGCTTTGATGAATGGTCTATGCAAGGCGGGTGAAATGGACAGAGCAGGTCTTCTCTTTAAAAAAATGATGGCTGCAAATGTCCCTCCAAATTCAATCACATATGGCTGTTTTCTTGATCGTCTTACCAGCGAAGGGCATATGGAGGAAGCTATGGGTCTCCACCATGCAATGCTTAAAGGGCTTTTGGCGAACACTGTAACATACAACATCCTTATTCGTGGCTTCTGCAAGTTAGGTAGATTTAACGAAGCCAGCAAGGTGCTTTCTGAAATGACCGAAAATGGCATTTTCCCCGACTGTATTACCTATTCAACTTTAATTTATGAGTACTGCAGAAGTGGCAACGTAGGAGAAGCAGTTACATTGTGGGATACCATGCTAAACAAAGGTCTTGAGCCGGACTTGGTTGCATATAACTTGTTACTATATGGTTGTTGTGTTAATGGAGAGCTCAACAAAGCATTTGAGTTGCGCGATGACTTGCTGAGGAGAGGGGTGAAGCCAAGGCAAAATTTTCGAGTACTGCACAGGGGGCAATGTAGCAGCAGGAGCAGCGGTTAA
- the LOC112789210 gene encoding uncharacterized protein isoform X1 — protein sequence MELTWLSAIIVGAGYLALGYFIGSKYPPRFLFSPKLSIDNTNRNSNTKSKPKESLEIEQLANILDDFKMVLVVRNDLKMGKGKIAAQCSHATLGLYKKVLHRAPKALNRWEMCAQPKVVVKIESEEDMLALQERAKSLKLPTHITIDAGRTQIAPNSRTVMAILGPVEVVDDVTGGLKLL from the exons ATGGAACTAACATGGTTGAGTGCCATTATTGTTGGTGCTGGATACCTTGCTTTGGGTTACTTCATTGGTTCCAAATACCCACCTCGCTTCCTCTTCTCACCTAAACTTTCCATTGACAACACCAACCGGAACAGCAACACGAAATCTAAACCCAAAGAGTCCCTTGAGATTGAACAGCTCGCTAACATTCTCGATGATTTCAAAATG gtATTGGTGGTACGGAACGATCTTAAAATGGGCAAAGGGAAGATTGCTGCTCAATGCAG TCATGCAACTTTAGGCCTATATAAAAAGGTCCTTCATCGAGCACCAAAGGCTTTGAATAG GTGGGAGATGTGTGCACAGCCTAAGGTGGTTGTGAAAATTGAAAGTGAAGAAGATATGCTAGCTTTGCAA GAAAGGGCTAAATCACTGAAGTTACCCACCCATATCACAATTGATGCTGGGAGAACACAGATTGCACCAA aTTCAAGAACTGTGATGGCAATTCTTG GACCTGTTGAAGTGGTAGATGATGTAACAGGTGGACTGAAACTGCTATAG
- the LOC112789210 gene encoding uncharacterized protein isoform X2, whose amino-acid sequence MELTWLSAIIVGAGYLALGYFIGSKYPPRFLFSPKLSIDNTNRNSNTKSKPKESLEIEQLANILDDFKMVLVVRNDLKMGKGKIAAQCSHATLGLYKKVLHRAPKALNRWEMCAQPKVVVKIESEEDMLALQIQEL is encoded by the exons ATGGAACTAACATGGTTGAGTGCCATTATTGTTGGTGCTGGATACCTTGCTTTGGGTTACTTCATTGGTTCCAAATACCCACCTCGCTTCCTCTTCTCACCTAAACTTTCCATTGACAACACCAACCGGAACAGCAACACGAAATCTAAACCCAAAGAGTCCCTTGAGATTGAACAGCTCGCTAACATTCTCGATGATTTCAAAATG gtATTGGTGGTACGGAACGATCTTAAAATGGGCAAAGGGAAGATTGCTGCTCAATGCAG TCATGCAACTTTAGGCCTATATAAAAAGGTCCTTCATCGAGCACCAAAGGCTTTGAATAG GTGGGAGATGTGTGCACAGCCTAAGGTGGTTGTGAAAATTGAAAGTGAAGAAGATATGCTAGCTTTGCAA aTTCAAGAACTGTGA